A window of Proteus columbae contains these coding sequences:
- a CDS encoding vWA domain-containing protein, with amino-acid sequence MKKAHWLTLILSGLILTAPASAEEKKPLLQEGKKTLYQRVLTYPGCQVADKIGATGKEQPAFSRFYVYQRQKQGANEWLQVGPDSLGHISGWMNASCTSEWKMQLTLAFTNPAGRNPMLFFKDKQTVESLLESPTPEKQYKPFLADIKNQKVNPAVLAKEPDYMIDQKSNFYLLPVLGSDEVFTDAGYKVRVLNVASVSSQTKDSKDAQNANATANSTKPATPNSKDADNMMQGFSAAVVFVIDSTISMDPYIDRTKEAIQKVYAQVEKDNMLDKVKFGLVAFRSNIKAVPALEYDSKMFVNPNDVKDGPDFLNKVKELRQAKVSSSRFDEDAYAGVMQALDDVDWTRFGARYVILITDAGALTGDDPLSSTKLDAEQIRQEAAYRGVALYTLHLKTPSGAKNHASAQAQYEALTLNPFLHKSLYYPINSGDINNFGRMVDSLATAVTTQIQTAYRGEAAVGSALNADPAYSKDKETNTLLNDAHDLGYAMRLAYLGEKQGTKAPPVFKAWISDRDLLQQNIPTTEVQVLLTKSELSDLSDVMKKIVNAANEGLISPDNMFADLRSIAATMGNDPNQIKQGSATKLGEMGLLGEYVENLPYLSEVLGLDEETWKSWDGLEQEKFIRRLNTKLQYYQRYNEDVDRWISLAPQSDPRDHVYPVPLENLP; translated from the coding sequence ATGAAAAAGGCGCATTGGCTTACTCTTATTCTCAGCGGTTTAATTCTAACAGCACCAGCAAGTGCTGAAGAGAAAAAGCCGCTATTACAAGAGGGTAAAAAGACCCTCTATCAACGTGTATTAACTTATCCAGGTTGCCAAGTTGCTGACAAGATTGGCGCAACAGGAAAAGAGCAACCTGCATTCAGCCGTTTTTATGTTTATCAGCGTCAAAAACAAGGCGCCAATGAGTGGCTACAAGTTGGCCCTGATAGCTTAGGTCATATTAGCGGTTGGATGAATGCAAGTTGTACATCAGAGTGGAAAATGCAGTTAACTCTCGCATTTACTAACCCTGCGGGTCGTAACCCAATGCTGTTTTTCAAAGATAAGCAAACGGTTGAAAGCTTACTTGAAAGCCCAACCCCTGAAAAACAGTACAAGCCCTTTTTAGCAGATATCAAAAACCAAAAAGTGAATCCGGCTGTTTTAGCAAAAGAGCCCGATTATATGATTGATCAGAAAAGTAATTTCTATCTACTGCCGGTATTAGGTTCAGATGAAGTCTTTACTGATGCTGGCTATAAAGTACGAGTGCTCAATGTGGCTTCTGTCTCTTCACAAACCAAAGACAGCAAAGACGCACAGAATGCGAATGCTACTGCAAACAGTACAAAACCAGCAACACCTAACAGCAAAGATGCTGACAATATGATGCAAGGTTTTTCTGCCGCAGTGGTGTTTGTTATCGACTCAACAATATCAATGGATCCTTACATTGATAGAACCAAAGAAGCGATTCAAAAGGTTTACGCACAAGTCGAAAAAGACAATATGTTGGATAAGGTCAAATTTGGTTTAGTGGCATTTCGCTCTAATATCAAAGCCGTACCTGCTTTGGAATACGACAGCAAAATGTTTGTTAATCCCAATGATGTCAAAGACGGCCCTGACTTCCTCAATAAAGTAAAAGAGTTACGCCAAGCGAAAGTCTCAAGCAGTCGTTTCGATGAAGATGCTTATGCGGGTGTAATGCAAGCCCTTGATGATGTTGATTGGACACGCTTTGGTGCGCGTTACGTTATTTTAATCACCGATGCAGGCGCATTAACGGGAGATGATCCTCTTTCATCAACTAAGCTCGATGCTGAACAAATTCGCCAAGAAGCCGCTTATCGCGGTGTTGCTCTTTATACACTGCATTTAAAAACGCCATCAGGTGCAAAAAATCACGCTTCTGCACAAGCACAATATGAGGCGCTAACGCTCAATCCTTTCTTACACAAATCGCTTTACTACCCAATTAATTCAGGGGATATCAATAACTTTGGTCGGATGGTCGATAGCCTAGCAACCGCTGTAACCACTCAAATTCAAACGGCTTATCGTGGTGAAGCGGCTGTGGGTAGCGCACTAAATGCTGATCCTGCTTATAGCAAAGACAAAGAAACAAACACCTTACTTAACGATGCGCACGATTTAGGCTATGCCATGCGTTTAGCCTATTTAGGTGAAAAACAAGGCACTAAAGCACCACCTGTGTTTAAAGCATGGATAAGCGACCGTGATTTATTGCAGCAAAATATCCCAACTACAGAAGTACAGGTCTTATTGACTAAAAGTGAGTTGAGTGATTTAAGCGATGTCATGAAAAAAATCGTTAATGCTGCTAATGAAGGTTTGATCTCTCCAGACAATATGTTTGCGGATTTGCGTTCGATTGCCGCCACAATGGGTAACGATCCAAACCAAATCAAACAAGGTTCAGCAACCAAATTAGGCGAAATGGGCTTACTCGGTGAATACGTCGAAAACCTCCCTTACTTAAGTGAGGTGCTTGGTTTAGATGAAGAAACGTGGAAAAGCTGGGATGGCCTTGAGCAAGAGAAATTTATCCGCCGACTCAATACGAAGTTGCAATATTATCAACGCTATAACGAAGATGTTGATCGTTGGATATCCCTTGCACCACAAAGCGATCCTCGCGATCACGTTTATCCTGTTCCACTGGAAAACCTGCCTTAA
- a CDS encoding virulence factor SrfB produces MLAPLTDYKDKITLIRDSNIQFLDFGFKLPQRKEYGEFVKKGENGPLMRLIYNERDDNYLYPAPKNQPQTPREAEFSFSLDESLTLLNDTWLPVPFFRFNPPRAFSQGPDNWVRMMFHQLPEPDEDGHTHRVVVAFDTRIEPNRANTAYLAPNEEDVRSGVAFALAYLGYEVENFLETPWIDGWLKEVFSERALAVTKMYHDELEEALKEFQHQAHYLNLLNILGEKLRLPEIKINETKPQEPAIEVDLILDVGNSRTCGILIEDHINDNKGLTQLYEMTLRDLSHPYQIYNEPFESRVEFAQAEFGKQDFSVNSGRNNAFMWPTIGRVGPEANRMAAQRLGTEGSTGISSPKRYLWDDSPYSPGWRFSRSFGQTDREPLATAVPMTYLLNDHGEPLFRLEPDDRMPVFTPNYTRSSLMTMMLTEVLAQALTQMNSPAQRLKMSHASAPRQLRNIILTIPPAMPKPERAIFETCMENALGLIWKAMNWDPTDEKLRFDGKDEQCRIPMPNIHVKWDEATCGQLVYLYNETQIKFGERTEAFFASQVREDNRALTGDSTLKIASIDIGGGTTDLVITRYKLDTGTGSNVKIIPTQLFREGFKIAGDDILLDIIQICVLPALRTALTDAGISDADALMSSLFGSEGLDAGQQVLRQQLTLQIFNPIGLKILSQYENYDPLVPHEGINSTFGELLNVLPTEHVRRYIDDATNKELGGGESFSILNVPVQINFAQLHAEFISGERINITRSLKALCEVLYYYSCDVLLLTGRPSRLPGIQALLKVLQPVPPSRILPLHGYKTGGWYPFNKKGRIDDPKSTAAVGAMLCLMAENARLLNFYFSTGNFKTYSTVRYLGMLDNNNTISDNDVYYRDIQDKFEPDPDTYFEVRGGIRLGFRQLDNARWPASPLYTLRIKNPKLAQQLSQEDSVLHIKLGEERGASGHNDDNKSEKLRIEEMELINGKGGVNKNGLSFKLNTLADSGIGETSYWLDSGSVLGK; encoded by the coding sequence ATGTTAGCGCCACTGACCGATTATAAAGATAAAATTACCCTTATCCGAGACAGTAATATTCAGTTTCTGGATTTCGGTTTTAAGCTACCACAGCGCAAAGAGTACGGTGAGTTTGTTAAAAAAGGCGAAAACGGCCCGTTAATGCGACTCATCTATAATGAACGAGATGATAACTATCTTTATCCTGCACCTAAAAATCAGCCTCAAACACCGAGAGAAGCTGAATTTAGTTTCTCCCTTGATGAGTCATTAACGCTATTAAATGACACATGGTTGCCAGTGCCATTTTTCCGTTTTAATCCGCCACGCGCATTCTCTCAAGGCCCTGATAACTGGGTAAGAATGATGTTCCATCAACTGCCAGAGCCCGATGAAGATGGACATACACACCGTGTTGTTGTGGCATTTGATACCCGTATTGAGCCTAATCGCGCCAATACCGCTTATCTTGCACCAAACGAAGAAGATGTCCGCTCTGGTGTTGCTTTTGCTCTGGCCTATTTAGGCTATGAAGTTGAGAACTTCCTTGAAACACCATGGATTGATGGTTGGTTAAAGGAAGTCTTTAGCGAAAGAGCGCTGGCTGTAACCAAAATGTACCATGATGAACTCGAAGAGGCGCTCAAAGAGTTTCAACATCAGGCTCATTATCTCAATTTACTCAATATATTAGGTGAGAAACTCCGCTTACCTGAAATCAAAATTAACGAAACCAAACCGCAAGAGCCCGCAATTGAAGTTGATCTTATTCTTGATGTAGGTAACTCACGTACTTGTGGGATATTAATTGAAGATCATATCAATGATAACAAAGGGTTGACGCAACTCTATGAAATGACACTGCGTGATTTAAGCCACCCTTATCAAATCTATAATGAGCCCTTTGAAAGCCGTGTTGAGTTTGCGCAAGCTGAATTTGGTAAACAAGATTTTTCAGTTAATAGTGGTCGTAATAATGCCTTTATGTGGCCCACCATTGGTCGCGTTGGCCCAGAAGCCAATCGCATGGCAGCGCAACGCTTAGGTACTGAAGGTTCAACAGGTATTTCAAGCCCTAAACGCTATTTATGGGATGATTCGCCTTATTCGCCGGGTTGGCGCTTTAGTCGCTCTTTTGGTCAAACAGACAGAGAGCCACTGGCGACTGCTGTGCCGATGACTTATCTTCTAAACGATCACGGTGAACCGTTATTCCGTTTAGAGCCTGATGATCGCATGCCAGTATTTACGCCAAACTATACTCGCAGTTCATTAATGACCATGATGTTAACCGAAGTGTTGGCGCAGGCATTAACACAAATGAACAGCCCAGCTCAACGCCTTAAAATGAGTCACGCAAGTGCGCCTCGTCAATTGCGCAATATCATTTTGACTATTCCACCTGCGATGCCAAAACCAGAGCGCGCTATTTTTGAGACGTGCATGGAAAACGCATTAGGGCTAATTTGGAAAGCCATGAATTGGGACCCGACTGACGAAAAACTGCGTTTTGACGGTAAAGACGAACAATGTCGTATACCGATGCCAAACATCCATGTGAAATGGGATGAAGCCACTTGTGGTCAGTTAGTTTATCTCTACAACGAAACACAAATTAAATTTGGTGAGCGTACTGAAGCCTTTTTTGCCAGCCAAGTGCGTGAAGATAACCGCGCATTAACGGGTGATAGTACATTAAAGATTGCTTCAATTGATATTGGTGGCGGAACAACCGATCTCGTTATCACACGCTATAAATTGGATACGGGTACAGGTAGCAACGTCAAAATTATTCCAACACAGTTATTCCGTGAAGGATTCAAAATTGCAGGTGATGATATTTTATTAGATATCATCCAAATTTGTGTGTTGCCTGCATTACGCACAGCATTAACGGATGCGGGTATTTCTGATGCTGATGCTCTGATGTCTTCTCTTTTTGGCAGTGAAGGTTTAGATGCAGGGCAACAAGTGTTACGCCAACAGCTTACCCTACAAATCTTTAATCCGATTGGGTTAAAGATTTTAAGCCAATACGAAAACTACGATCCCTTAGTTCCTCATGAAGGCATTAACAGTACTTTTGGTGAATTACTTAACGTTCTACCGACAGAACATGTACGTCGTTATATTGATGACGCAACCAATAAAGAGCTCGGTGGTGGAGAAAGTTTCTCCATTTTAAATGTGCCTGTACAAATTAACTTTGCGCAATTGCACGCTGAATTTATTTCAGGTGAACGTATTAATATCACACGTAGTTTAAAAGCACTGTGTGAAGTACTTTATTACTACTCCTGTGATGTTTTACTGCTGACAGGTCGCCCTTCTCGTTTACCGGGAATTCAAGCGCTATTAAAAGTATTACAGCCTGTACCGCCTTCTCGTATTCTGCCATTACACGGCTACAAAACAGGGGGTTGGTATCCATTCAACAAAAAAGGCCGTATTGACGATCCAAAATCAACAGCGGCAGTCGGTGCAATGTTGTGTTTAATGGCTGAAAATGCACGTTTACTCAACTTCTACTTCTCGACAGGTAACTTTAAAACTTACTCAACAGTACGTTATTTAGGGATGTTGGATAACAACAACACTATTTCCGATAATGACGTTTACTATCGTGATATTCAGGATAAATTTGAGCCTGATCCTGATACCTATTTTGAAGTCAGAGGCGGAATACGCTTAGGTTTCCGTCAATTGGATAATGCCCGTTGGCCTGCGTCTCCACTTTATACCTTACGCATTAAAAATCCGAAATTGGCACAGCAACTTAGCCAAGAAGACAGCGTATTGCATATCAAGTTGGGAGAAGAAAGAGGTGCCTCCGGCCATAATGATGACAATAAATCTGAAAAATTACGTATTGAAGAGATGGAGCTTATTAATGGCAAAGGTGGCGTTAATAAGAACGGTTTAAGCTTCAAACTCAATACGTTAGCAGATAGTGGTATTGGTGAAACATCCTATTGGCTGGATAGCGGGAGTGTATTAGGTAAATGA
- a CDS encoding ABC transporter ATP-binding protein, translated as MIQIEGMAITRGDTQHGFRVALPSLTLEKGEIGALTGLSGCGKSTLLEMFGLILRPDELTHFQLGDDLIITQAVLSNEQAQLSSLRAEKLGFMLQSGGLLPFLTVMQNIQLPRKMLGLTLHSSWLDHAIDHLQLRPLLNRLPRQLSIGERQRAAFIRAIAHEPALLLADEPTAALDPHNAQALYALIVEMVKQLDISALVVSHDWSLVERFGFSHYHAQLEGGGSVFIKQ; from the coding sequence ATGATCCAGATTGAAGGCATGGCAATTACGCGTGGTGATACGCAACACGGCTTTCGTGTTGCGCTTCCTTCATTGACCCTTGAGAAAGGGGAAATCGGCGCGCTAACTGGCTTAAGCGGTTGCGGTAAAAGCACCTTATTGGAAATGTTCGGGCTGATTTTACGTCCCGATGAATTAACCCATTTTCAACTCGGTGATGATTTAATTATCACGCAAGCGGTGTTGAGTAATGAACAAGCGCAACTCTCATCATTACGTGCTGAAAAATTGGGTTTTATGCTCCAAAGTGGCGGGTTACTTCCCTTTTTAACCGTCATGCAAAATATCCAATTACCTCGCAAAATGCTGGGATTAACACTGCACTCTTCTTGGCTTGATCACGCTATTGATCATTTGCAACTACGCCCCTTGCTTAATCGCCTTCCTCGTCAGCTCTCCATTGGTGAACGTCAACGCGCTGCTTTTATTCGTGCCATTGCTCATGAACCCGCGTTATTGCTTGCCGATGAGCCCACTGCCGCTCTCGATCCCCATAATGCACAAGCGCTATATGCATTGATTGTGGAGATGGTAAAACAACTCGATATCTCTGCGCTGGTTGTTAGTCACGATTGGTCTTTAGTCGAGCGTTTTGGCTTCAGCCACTATCATGCACAACTAGAAGGAGGCGGTAGTGTCTTTATCAAACAATAG
- a CDS encoding ABC transporter permease has product MSLSNNSANPNRLGLLSSLAWRDLIYDRKVALCIVFSLVSVIAPLLLLFGLKNGIVTQLHNQLLNDPRNLEIRMLGNGNYPQSWFNEIAHKEEVRFVIPLTRSLNTQADIVIDGQHFIDNAEIIPTAENDPLLEDVAIPQNADTLVLSANAAQKLQANVGDSVRLFISRKLNGVNERAKRTFTVGAIISDSKFPRAAAFVSLDVLVAMEDYRDGYQTPLFGITQGTEAKPRTQFAKARLYAKNLDAIAPLDDWFRQQHIDVMTQKSQIDSVKAISYVLNVIFSVIAWVSLLGCIASLIGAFLANIDRKRKDMAVLRLLGFRQFAVSLYIVLQALLLTSVAFILALGLYGIGSTLFTTLLGTHLPEQSFVCQLTFWDLLIAMCSALLVALVVASIGALRAVSIEPAESLREI; this is encoded by the coding sequence GTGTCTTTATCAAACAATAGCGCCAATCCTAATCGCCTTGGCTTACTCAGTTCACTCGCTTGGCGAGACTTAATTTATGATCGCAAAGTCGCTCTCTGTATTGTGTTCTCTTTAGTCTCTGTTATTGCACCACTGTTACTGCTATTTGGACTAAAAAACGGCATTGTGACGCAGCTTCACAACCAACTGCTAAATGATCCTCGTAACCTTGAAATACGTATGTTAGGCAATGGTAATTATCCACAAAGTTGGTTTAATGAGATTGCACACAAAGAAGAGGTTCGTTTTGTTATCCCATTAACTCGTAGCTTAAACACACAAGCCGATATTGTGATTGATGGGCAACATTTTATTGATAATGCGGAAATTATTCCGACAGCAGAAAACGATCCGTTATTAGAGGATGTGGCTATTCCCCAAAATGCAGACACCTTAGTACTTTCGGCCAATGCCGCTCAAAAACTACAAGCAAATGTCGGCGATAGTGTGCGCTTATTTATCAGCCGTAAACTTAATGGCGTTAATGAGCGCGCCAAACGTACCTTTACTGTTGGCGCCATTATCAGCGATAGCAAATTTCCAAGAGCGGCAGCTTTTGTTTCTCTTGATGTTTTAGTGGCAATGGAAGATTACCGAGATGGTTATCAAACGCCGCTTTTTGGCATAACACAAGGCACTGAAGCGAAACCAAGAACTCAATTTGCTAAAGCTCGCCTTTATGCAAAAAATTTAGATGCCATTGCACCACTAGATGATTGGTTTAGACAACAACACATTGATGTGATGACACAAAAAAGCCAAATAGATTCTGTAAAAGCAATCAGCTACGTTCTTAACGTTATTTTTTCCGTGATTGCTTGGGTATCACTATTAGGCTGTATTGCCTCATTAATTGGCGCCTTCCTTGCCAATATTGATCGCAAACGTAAAGACATGGCAGTACTACGCCTATTGGGTTTTCGTCAATTTGCAGTTTCTTTATATATTGTGTTGCAAGCGCTGTTATTAACGAGTGTTGCCTTTATTTTAGCCCTTGGGCTTTATGGTATCGGTAGCACCTTATTTACCACATTATTAGGCACACATTTACCTGAACAATCCTTTGTCTGTCAGTTAACATTTTGGGATTTATTGATTGCCATGTGCAGTGCCTTACTTGTGGCTTTAGTGGTGGCAAGTATTGGTGCATTACGTGCCGTTTCGATTGAACCTGCGGAGAGCTTACGTGAAATTTAA
- a CDS encoding putative virulence factor → MMDEKQLTAKWDAIYQGAGKAIDWVTAVRGNAPRLNTEADSLIYRLRRSRNMAKNLSLATQRPMSVGFFGLSQAGKSYLISALAAGQEGRLRTSMSGKTLDFIDHINPPGGGKEATGLVTRFSRNATKGTQEFPVELHLFSEIEIVKILANAYLYDFNQEKIEFELDDEKISRLIKSLSTQCSATPVAGITHDDVVSLWDYLQRHAEKSQKKLATTYWPKAIELAPYLSIAQRAKLFSVLWGDIAELTSAYQRFSTTLASLGNASLVLAPLSSLVKEQDGVLVQADSIMNVDMLERLNTANDSQISICPVHGDRIDAPVTLSLAELTALTVELVVPLLDAPSKALFEHVELLDFPGYRGRLGVETMADVRRQVNDDSANPLAQLILRGKVAYLFERYTDNQEMNVLVVCTASNKQSDVKEVGAVLTEWINNTQGKDAQTRAKRPSGLIWAMTMFDMRITNSLTLNEALLRQSWGKGGMIKMAMLERFGQYEWMSSDWINGEAFNNTFLVRKPGVPTPFIQISNGKETVLNEDSVSQLHLMKKTFAEDETVQRYIREPDQAWDAMLSLNDGGMQRLADYLETVALKSLKLERISEQLQEIQRDLIGHHLEKWYQSGGEEELQVKRRNAATILRFMQSRPYLQGALLDYLLPSRKSLYDLYMQEKEVIDTLSDNKKATQAPVSAFAAIEQPTFDLFSDAPISLEPEEDEAPKGHGNEVTYPKKVMALWINHLRSLPDNSTLLTYLGIDQEIMVLLVDELITAINRLGVEQRMLKTLAGTEAIARRDDLAEQQSSRVYNVLGDFITWFNFKDNGVEKPDSKINVGHKIFEKPDNTSVQWGDDERLVRLPTNPVNYTLLFVIDWLIALSAIITENAGHSAGREISAEQNALLGQIIQTMKSSVVES, encoded by the coding sequence ATGATGGATGAAAAACAGTTAACAGCCAAATGGGATGCCATTTATCAAGGCGCAGGTAAAGCCATTGATTGGGTAACGGCCGTAAGAGGTAATGCACCTCGTTTAAATACCGAAGCCGATAGCCTTATCTATCGTCTGCGCCGTAGCCGTAATATGGCGAAAAATCTCAGTTTAGCGACACAACGACCAATGTCTGTGGGCTTTTTTGGTCTGTCTCAGGCAGGAAAATCGTACCTGATTTCAGCACTTGCCGCAGGACAAGAAGGCCGATTAAGAACGAGCATGTCAGGTAAAACCCTTGATTTTATCGACCACATCAACCCACCAGGTGGCGGTAAAGAAGCCACAGGCTTAGTGACTCGCTTTAGTCGCAATGCTACAAAAGGTACTCAAGAGTTTCCTGTCGAGCTACATCTTTTCAGCGAAATTGAGATTGTTAAAATTCTCGCCAATGCTTATCTGTATGACTTTAATCAGGAAAAAATTGAATTTGAATTAGATGATGAGAAAATTTCTCGTTTAATCAAATCATTAAGCACACAATGCAGTGCGACACCTGTTGCTGGTATTACTCATGATGATGTTGTTTCATTATGGGATTATCTGCAACGCCATGCGGAAAAAAGCCAGAAAAAACTGGCGACAACCTATTGGCCTAAAGCGATCGAATTAGCGCCTTATCTCAGCATTGCGCAACGCGCTAAACTCTTTTCTGTGTTATGGGGCGATATTGCAGAGCTGACATCTGCTTATCAACGTTTTAGCACCACACTTGCTTCTTTAGGTAATGCATCTCTTGTTTTGGCTCCGCTCTCTTCTTTAGTCAAAGAGCAAGATGGCGTATTAGTACAAGCAGACAGTATTATGAATGTGGATATGTTAGAGCGTCTCAATACTGCCAATGATAGCCAGATCAGTATTTGTCCTGTTCATGGTGATCGTATTGATGCCCCTGTCACATTGTCATTAGCCGAATTAACTGCACTGACGGTTGAATTAGTCGTCCCATTATTAGATGCACCGAGTAAGGCTCTATTTGAACACGTTGAACTACTCGATTTTCCAGGCTATCGCGGTCGCTTAGGTGTTGAAACCATGGCGGATGTACGTCGTCAGGTTAACGATGACAGCGCTAACCCACTCGCTCAGCTTATCTTACGGGGCAAAGTTGCCTATCTGTTTGAACGTTATACCGATAACCAAGAGATGAATGTGCTGGTGGTATGTACCGCATCAAACAAGCAATCAGACGTAAAAGAAGTCGGTGCAGTTCTCACAGAGTGGATCAATAACACGCAAGGTAAAGATGCACAAACCCGCGCTAAACGCCCTTCTGGTTTAATTTGGGCAATGACCATGTTTGATATGCGTATTACCAACTCTTTAACCCTGAATGAAGCGTTATTACGCCAATCATGGGGTAAAGGTGGCATGATCAAAATGGCCATGTTAGAGCGCTTTGGTCAATATGAATGGATGTCATCAGATTGGATCAATGGTGAAGCCTTCAATAACACCTTCTTAGTGCGTAAACCGGGTGTACCTACCCCATTTATTCAAATCAGTAATGGCAAAGAGACTGTCTTAAACGAGGACAGTGTTTCACAGTTACATCTGATGAAAAAAACCTTTGCTGAAGACGAAACTGTCCAACGCTATATTCGTGAGCCAGACCAAGCATGGGATGCTATGTTGTCGCTTAACGATGGCGGCATGCAACGCCTTGCCGACTACCTTGAAACCGTTGCGTTAAAATCACTGAAACTTGAACGTATTAGTGAGCAATTGCAAGAAATTCAACGTGATTTAATCGGTCATCATCTTGAAAAATGGTATCAATCAGGTGGTGAAGAAGAGCTCCAAGTCAAACGCCGTAATGCAGCCACTATTTTACGCTTTATGCAAAGTCGCCCTTATTTGCAAGGTGCTTTACTGGATTACCTGCTGCCTTCTCGCAAATCACTCTACGATCTGTATATGCAGGAAAAAGAGGTTATCGATACGCTTTCAGATAACAAAAAAGCGACTCAAGCGCCAGTTTCTGCCTTTGCAGCTATAGAGCAACCGACTTTTGATCTCTTTAGCGATGCCCCGATTTCTCTAGAGCCTGAAGAAGATGAAGCCCCTAAAGGTCACGGCAATGAGGTTACCTATCCTAAAAAAGTGATGGCATTATGGATAAATCATCTGCGTAGCCTGCCTGATAACAGTACCTTGTTAACCTATTTAGGCATTGACCAAGAAATTATGGTGTTGCTAGTTGATGAGCTTATCACGGCTATTAATCGCCTAGGTGTTGAACAACGCATGTTGAAAACCCTTGCAGGGACAGAAGCCATTGCCCGTCGTGATGACTTAGCCGAACAGCAGTCATCCCGTGTTTATAATGTACTGGGTGATTTTATTACTTGGTTTAATTTCAAAGATAACGGTGTTGAGAAGCCAGATAGCAAAATCAATGTCGGTCATAAAATCTTTGAAAAACCCGATAACACTAGCGTGCAATGGGGTGATGATGAGCGCTTAGTTCGCTTACCTACCAACCCTGTTAACTACACCCTTTTATTTGTAATTGATTGGCTTATCGCTTTATCAGCGATTATTACTGAGAATGCGGGGCATTCTGCGGGAAGAGAGATCAGTGCTGAACAAAACGCACTATTAGGCCAAATAATTCAAACTATGAAATCATCCGTCGTGGAGTCATAA